One Polyangiaceae bacterium DNA segment encodes these proteins:
- a CDS encoding LysR family transcriptional regulator: protein MERLPLELLTGLPALLAAAEEGSATRAAARLDTTTATILRHIEAIEACLGVRLFDRLPTGLVSTAALSAVLPWAEQCAASVAGMRRDVAGLDSSPSGVVRVAAPPTVASHLLVPHLRKLQARHPAITVEFASGNAIVDLAQYEADVAVRVVKPTEGDLALRKLADYRMVVACTPRLAEVAKKRLADLPWLTWDRPMAHIPEARWLSATFPGARIALAASDLGTLIRAARAGAGALLVAEPIAAREGGLVRLPLPQLKTPEGSLYLVAHRALRHVPRVAAVWEWIESYFASASARHELTMRDAWG from the coding sequence ATGGAGCGACTTCCTCTCGAACTCCTCACCGGCCTGCCCGCCCTGTTGGCGGCAGCCGAGGAGGGCAGCGCGACCCGTGCGGCGGCGCGACTGGATACGACGACGGCGACGATCTTGCGGCACATCGAGGCCATCGAAGCGTGCCTCGGTGTTCGGTTGTTCGACCGGCTGCCGACCGGTTTGGTAAGCACCGCCGCGCTGAGCGCGGTTCTGCCATGGGCGGAGCAGTGCGCGGCTTCGGTCGCGGGCATGCGTCGCGACGTCGCTGGGCTCGATTCGTCGCCTTCGGGTGTCGTCCGCGTCGCAGCACCTCCCACGGTCGCGAGCCACCTCTTGGTGCCACATCTACGAAAACTTCAGGCAAGGCACCCGGCCATCACGGTCGAGTTTGCGTCCGGCAACGCCATCGTCGATCTCGCACAGTACGAAGCGGACGTGGCGGTCCGAGTCGTCAAGCCGACGGAGGGTGACCTGGCGCTACGCAAACTCGCTGACTATCGCATGGTGGTCGCGTGCACACCGCGACTCGCCGAGGTCGCCAAGAAGCGACTCGCAGACCTTCCCTGGCTCACCTGGGATCGCCCGATGGCACACATTCCCGAAGCGCGCTGGCTGTCAGCGACGTTCCCTGGCGCTCGGATCGCGTTGGCGGCTTCGGACCTGGGTACCCTGATCCGTGCGGCGCGCGCCGGTGCCGGTGCGCTCCTCGTCGCGGAGCCGATTGCGGCGCGGGAAGGTGGGCTCGTGCGCTTGCCCCTCCCGCAGCTGAAGACGCCCGAGGGCAGCCTGTACTTGGTCGCCCATCGCGCGCTCCGACACGTCCCTCGCGTCGCAGCCGTGTGGGAGTGGATCGAGAGCTACTTCGCGTCCGCTAGTGCACGCCATGAGTTGACCATGCGCGACGCTTGGGGTTGA
- a CDS encoding SCP2 sterol-binding domain-containing protein — MRIHDGKLEIQTDHHGRADVTVTADGRAWIDLLAKNRSMLGAVLSGKLWVKGSLALMKQFSACLPS; from the coding sequence GTGCGCATTCACGACGGAAAGCTGGAGATCCAGACCGACCACCATGGGCGAGCGGACGTGACGGTCACCGCGGACGGTCGCGCTTGGATCGATCTGCTGGCGAAGAACCGCAGCATGCTCGGAGCGGTGCTTTCCGGAAAGCTTTGGGTCAAGGGCTCGCTCGCGCTGATGAAGCAGTTCAGCGCTTGTCTTCCGAGCTGA
- a CDS encoding molybdopterin-dependent oxidoreductase: MSTEAWRTTACILCECNCGLQVELGGDDGRHLVRLRGDKRHPASRGYACEKPHRLDYYQHNKDRLSEPLRRRADGSFEAIAWDQAIAEVASRLARIRDEHGGASIFYYGGGGQGNHLPGAYSTATRRALDSRYRSSPLAQEKTGEFWIANRMLGSATRADFEHCDVALFIGKNPWHSHSIARARVTLKELAKDPARTLIVIDPRRTETAALADIHLQVRPGTDAWLLAAILGVLVQEDLLDHTFVSARATGVERVTDAFGSVDVAAFAARAGIDAELVRKAARAIGGAKRLSTMEDLGVQMNRHSTLVSYLHRLLWMLTGNLGKPGTHYIPAPLVDFTNGALKRTSPVVGAPIIGGLVPCNVIADEILTDHPKRYRAMIIESANPVHSLAESPRMRQAMAALDTSVVIDVAMSESARAADYVLPAATQFEKAEATFFNFEFPSNVFHLRRRLFAPPAGALPEAEIHARLCEALGVLSDTDYAPLREAAAGGLASYGQAFVEYVLGNPKLSPFAAVILFRTLGPTLPEDRREGAVLFGLAFAYAMQHGDSVARAGYSDPIQLFQAMLDGQAGIVLAVDEWEQTWSRVSTPDGKLALALDDMLAEVAKLAGEVEPKHEGYPFVLAAGERRSFTANTIMRDPEWRKKDEHGTLRVHPTDAASLGVVSGDRLRVITKTGQVDVVVEVCDSMQPGHVSLPNGHGLRYPDAADSLGGIAPNELTSAQDRDPFVGTPWHKAVPARLERV, from the coding sequence ATGAGTACTGAGGCATGGCGAACGACCGCGTGCATCCTGTGCGAGTGCAACTGCGGTCTACAGGTGGAGCTTGGCGGCGACGATGGGCGACACCTGGTGCGCCTGCGCGGGGACAAGCGCCACCCCGCGTCCCGGGGCTACGCTTGCGAGAAGCCTCACCGCCTCGACTACTACCAGCACAACAAGGACCGGCTCAGCGAGCCGTTGCGGCGTCGCGCTGACGGAAGCTTCGAGGCCATCGCGTGGGATCAGGCCATCGCCGAAGTCGCGTCTCGATTGGCTCGCATCCGAGACGAGCACGGCGGCGCGAGCATCTTCTACTATGGCGGAGGAGGGCAGGGGAACCATCTGCCCGGCGCCTACTCCACGGCGACTCGGCGCGCCCTCGACTCACGCTATCGATCCAGTCCGCTGGCCCAAGAAAAGACTGGGGAGTTCTGGATCGCGAATCGCATGCTCGGCAGTGCGACCCGCGCCGACTTCGAACACTGCGACGTCGCCTTGTTCATCGGTAAGAACCCGTGGCATTCCCACTCCATTGCGCGTGCGCGGGTCACGCTGAAAGAACTGGCCAAGGACCCCGCGCGCACTCTGATCGTGATCGACCCGCGGCGCACGGAGACTGCCGCCCTCGCGGACATCCACCTCCAGGTGCGCCCTGGAACGGACGCTTGGCTTCTTGCTGCGATCTTGGGTGTGTTGGTGCAGGAAGACCTGCTCGACCATACTTTCGTCTCCGCGCGTGCCACAGGCGTGGAGCGCGTCACGGACGCTTTTGGCAGCGTGGACGTGGCCGCCTTCGCCGCTCGCGCGGGGATCGACGCGGAGCTCGTGCGCAAGGCTGCGCGCGCAATCGGCGGGGCGAAACGCCTGTCGACGATGGAGGACCTCGGTGTACAAATGAACCGGCACTCCACCCTGGTGAGCTACCTGCATCGCCTGCTCTGGATGCTCACGGGGAATCTCGGCAAGCCGGGCACTCACTACATTCCGGCGCCCCTCGTCGATTTCACCAACGGCGCGCTGAAGCGCACCAGCCCCGTAGTCGGCGCGCCGATCATCGGCGGTCTCGTGCCCTGCAACGTGATCGCGGACGAGATCTTGACGGATCACCCAAAGCGCTACCGCGCGATGATCATCGAGTCGGCCAATCCCGTGCATTCCTTGGCGGAAAGCCCACGCATGCGACAGGCAATGGCCGCCCTCGACACGTCCGTAGTGATCGACGTTGCCATGAGCGAAAGCGCGCGAGCCGCGGACTACGTATTGCCCGCTGCGACCCAGTTCGAGAAGGCCGAAGCGACCTTCTTCAACTTCGAGTTTCCGTCGAATGTCTTCCATCTACGGCGGCGCCTTTTTGCGCCACCTGCGGGGGCTCTGCCCGAGGCGGAGATTCATGCGCGCTTGTGCGAGGCCCTCGGCGTGCTGTCCGACACGGACTACGCGCCCCTGCGGGAAGCCGCAGCAGGCGGCCTCGCGTCTTACGGCCAGGCCTTCGTCGAGTACGTCCTGGGCAACCCCAAGCTCTCGCCCTTCGCCGCCGTGATCTTGTTCCGGACGCTGGGCCCAACCCTGCCCGAGGACCGCCGTGAAGGCGCCGTGCTGTTCGGGCTCGCGTTTGCGTACGCGATGCAGCACGGAGACTCCGTTGCCCGGGCCGGGTACTCGGATCCGATTCAGCTATTTCAGGCCATGCTCGACGGCCAGGCGGGGATCGTGTTGGCGGTGGATGAATGGGAGCAGACCTGGTCGCGCGTCTCGACGCCGGACGGCAAACTCGCCTTGGCGCTGGACGACATGCTCGCAGAGGTCGCGAAACTCGCCGGTGAGGTCGAACCGAAGCACGAAGGCTATCCCTTCGTGCTTGCGGCGGGTGAGCGGCGTTCCTTCACGGCCAACACCATCATGCGCGATCCCGAGTGGCGCAAGAAGGACGAGCACGGCACGCTGCGCGTGCACCCGACGGATGCGGCGTCCCTCGGCGTCGTCAGCGGAGATCGACTCCGCGTCATCACCAAGACAGGGCAGGTCGACGTCGTCGTGGAAGTGTGTGACAGCATGCAGCCCGGTCACGTCTCCTTGCCCAACGGCCACGGACTCCGCTACCCCGATGCCGCGGATTCCCTTGGCGGGATCGCGCCGAACGAGCTGACTTCAGCGCAGGATCGCGATCCCTTCGTCGGCACGCCCTGGCACAAGGCCGTGCCGGCGCGTCTCGAGCGGGTCTGA
- the gdhA gene encoding NADP-specific glutamate dehydrogenase, with the protein MTTVDEFMQQVEAKNPGETEFLQAVREVTESVMPVVERNPAYRNARILDRMTEPERVIMFRVPWVDDRGQVQINRGFRIEMSSALGPYKGGLRFHPQVRLGVLKFLAFEQVFKNSLTTLQMGGGKGGSDFNPKGKSDMEVMRFCQAFMSELFRHIGPNTDVPAGDVGVGGREIGYLFGQYKKLRNEFTGVLTGKGINWGGSLIRPEATGYGAVYFAQEMLSTRKRSVEGCTVAISGSGNVAQYAAEKILDLGGKVVTLSDSSGTIVDNDGIDREKLAWVMDLKNARRGRIQEYVKQYPKASYLEGKRPWGVKCDIALPCAIENELDHEDARTLVSNGCVCVSEGANMPSTPEAVDAFREARLLYGPGKAANAGGVATSGLEMAQNASHMRWTRDEVDHRLHIIMRSIHEDCVKYGTQGQYIDYVVGANVAGFVKVADAMLDQGIV; encoded by the coding sequence ATGACGACGGTTGACGAATTCATGCAACAGGTCGAGGCGAAGAACCCAGGGGAGACCGAGTTCCTGCAGGCGGTACGCGAAGTCACGGAGTCCGTCATGCCGGTGGTGGAGAGGAATCCGGCGTATCGGAACGCACGGATTCTGGATCGCATGACCGAGCCCGAACGGGTGATCATGTTCCGGGTGCCGTGGGTCGACGATCGCGGGCAGGTGCAGATCAATCGCGGCTTCCGCATCGAGATGAGCAGCGCGCTCGGTCCCTACAAGGGTGGACTGCGCTTTCACCCGCAAGTGCGCCTCGGCGTACTAAAGTTCCTTGCCTTCGAGCAGGTCTTCAAGAACAGCCTGACCACGCTCCAAATGGGAGGCGGCAAGGGCGGCTCGGACTTCAATCCCAAGGGCAAGAGCGACATGGAGGTCATGCGCTTCTGTCAGGCCTTCATGAGCGAGCTCTTCCGACACATCGGACCGAATACGGACGTGCCGGCAGGCGACGTCGGCGTGGGCGGTCGTGAGATCGGCTACCTGTTTGGCCAGTACAAGAAGCTTCGCAACGAATTCACGGGCGTGCTCACGGGCAAGGGCATCAACTGGGGCGGCTCCCTGATTCGTCCCGAAGCGACGGGCTACGGCGCCGTGTACTTTGCTCAGGAAATGCTCTCGACACGGAAGCGCAGCGTCGAAGGCTGCACCGTCGCCATCTCCGGCTCGGGCAACGTGGCGCAGTATGCCGCCGAGAAGATCCTGGATTTGGGCGGAAAGGTCGTGACCCTCTCGGATTCCAGCGGAACCATCGTCGACAACGACGGAATCGACCGCGAGAAACTGGCTTGGGTCATGGACCTGAAGAATGCTCGACGGGGCCGCATCCAGGAGTACGTGAAGCAGTATCCGAAGGCGTCCTATTTGGAGGGGAAGCGGCCTTGGGGCGTGAAGTGCGATATCGCGCTGCCCTGTGCGATCGAGAACGAGCTCGACCACGAGGACGCCCGCACTCTAGTCAGTAATGGCTGCGTGTGCGTGTCCGAAGGTGCGAACATGCCCAGCACTCCCGAAGCGGTCGACGCCTTCCGGGAGGCGCGGCTCCTCTACGGGCCGGGCAAGGCAGCCAATGCAGGCGGCGTGGCAACCTCAGGCCTGGAGATGGCACAGAACGCCTCCCACATGCGCTGGACGCGTGACGAAGTCGATCATCGGCTGCACATCATCATGCGATCCATTCATGAGGATTGTGTGAAGTATGGCACGCAAGGCCAGTACATCGACTACGTGGTTGGCGCCAACGTAGCCGGCTTCGTGAAGGTGGCTGACGCCATGCTCGATCAGGGGATCGTATAG
- a CDS encoding TetR/AcrR family transcriptional regulator → MSQRRRPSEDRQLELADAALRIIATQGIAALSTRSLATEVGLTSGAIFRHFPSLDAVLDAVVGRVESVLDATFPASELAPMDRLRRFIDARSSAVGNQLGILRLVQSEQFLLALPKSGSKRLDACVVKTRHFISDCLTEARATGEIRADLPPETLVPIVMGTIQMLAVSATRPRRRVDARAVTDSLLALLGAPAPRPQPRRRPS, encoded by the coding sequence ATGAGCCAACGCCGTCGGCCCTCCGAAGATCGCCAGCTTGAGTTGGCCGATGCGGCCCTGCGGATCATCGCAACGCAGGGAATCGCGGCGCTGAGCACTCGCAGTCTGGCTACGGAGGTGGGATTGACGAGTGGAGCGATCTTCCGTCACTTCCCGTCCCTAGATGCCGTGTTGGACGCGGTGGTGGGGCGTGTCGAGAGCGTCCTCGATGCGACCTTTCCGGCCTCGGAGCTCGCACCGATGGACCGTCTGAGACGCTTCATCGATGCGAGGTCCAGTGCCGTGGGCAACCAACTGGGAATTCTGCGGCTCGTACAGTCCGAGCAGTTCCTGCTCGCTTTGCCGAAAAGCGGTTCCAAGCGCTTGGACGCATGCGTGGTCAAGACGCGACATTTCATTTCGGATTGCCTGACCGAAGCTCGAGCGACCGGGGAGATCCGCGCCGATTTGCCACCAGAGACGCTGGTTCCGATCGTGATGGGTACCATCCAGATGCTCGCGGTTTCGGCAACAAGGCCTCGACGACGCGTCGACGCGCGGGCCGTCACAGATTCTTTGCTTGCACTCTTGGGCGCGCCAGCACCGCGCCCCCAGCCACGAAGGAGGCCATCATGA
- a CDS encoding LysR family transcriptional regulator, which yields MDLNEIFVFAKVVQAGSFTGASRGLGMPKSTVSRKVAELEERLGARLLHRTTRKLSLTDVGQAFYQHAARVVVEAEEAELTVGRMQEVPRGLLRVTAPLNLGYLAPILASFLQRYPEVRLEVVCADRVVDLVQEGFDVAIRTGKLADSSLIARSLGVLRSYVVAAPRFLKKHGSPREPEDLAHFDCAVFGAGSAGATWTLHQGGRKVAVDVDARLVVNDFDFLDEAVLSGLAIAMVPAFRCVQYLREKRLVRVLSEWCSPEIPLQAVYPSTRHLSPKVKVFLDHLSEQLIPAPWEAGPPP from the coding sequence ATGGATCTCAACGAGATATTCGTCTTCGCCAAGGTCGTGCAGGCCGGGAGTTTCACCGGAGCCTCGCGGGGGCTTGGAATGCCCAAGTCGACGGTGAGTCGAAAGGTCGCTGAACTCGAAGAACGACTCGGCGCGCGGCTGCTTCACCGCACCACCCGAAAGCTGAGTCTCACGGACGTAGGTCAGGCGTTCTACCAGCACGCCGCACGCGTGGTGGTGGAAGCCGAAGAGGCCGAGCTGACCGTCGGGCGCATGCAGGAGGTGCCGCGCGGATTGCTGCGTGTCACTGCCCCACTCAACCTTGGCTATCTCGCGCCGATCTTGGCGTCCTTCCTGCAGCGCTACCCCGAGGTGAGACTGGAGGTCGTCTGTGCCGACCGCGTCGTAGACCTCGTGCAGGAAGGCTTCGATGTTGCCATTCGAACGGGCAAGCTCGCGGACTCGTCGCTGATCGCACGCAGCTTGGGCGTGCTGCGCAGCTACGTGGTGGCAGCGCCTCGCTTCTTGAAGAAGCACGGCAGTCCTCGCGAGCCCGAGGACCTAGCGCACTTCGACTGCGCCGTTTTCGGTGCCGGCAGTGCCGGGGCAACCTGGACCCTGCACCAAGGCGGCAGGAAGGTCGCTGTCGACGTCGATGCTCGGCTGGTCGTCAACGACTTCGACTTCCTCGACGAAGCGGTGCTTTCCGGGCTCGCGATCGCGATGGTACCGGCCTTCCGCTGCGTCCAGTACTTGCGTGAAAAGCGCTTGGTCCGGGTCCTTTCCGAGTGGTGCTCCCCGGAAATCCCGCTGCAAGCAGTGTATCCGAGCACGCGGCATCTCTCGCCCAAGGTGAAGGTGTTCCTCGATCATCTGAGCGAGCAGCTGATCCCAGCTCCTTGGGAAGCAGGCCCGCCGCCCTAG
- a CDS encoding PEP/pyruvate-binding domain-containing protein, whose protein sequence is MPHRVREVLLVSSAYDAFLLEEDGPLTRRLFASFSELELTWAPRITHASTAEQAVSLLARRPFQMVIIASSLVNADGEGLARTIHDRYQGLPVVLLAFEGDVAARSAKARSSCFDEVFLWNGDAAILIAIVKLIEDALNVEHDVEEADVQVIVVVEDSVRTYSNFLTLLYPELLRQSRSLVAEGVNEWHRLLRIHARPKIRLASSFEEAMALCDHWPDNLMGVISDVAFPRGGRVAPDAGIELTKLLRQRDDAPPVLLQSTDASVAEQAGQLGVWFVDKNAQDFMHTLRRFLQEQLGFGAFTFLAPDGTPLARANNVLEMVDTLEHVSLDSILDHARKHDFSRWLKARSMFQIARHTRGVSIADFRTPERIRSYLQDVLREASDHDQAGVVTDLEGGRRVASNRFIRLGSGSIGGKARSIGFVSALLVNRNLLQRFPKLEFRIPKTVAIGVSEFDRFMANVNLRSLEGLDDPAVRRELMAIPLSDELRAELRAAWSTLTGPLAVRSSSLREDARFQPFAGVYATYMLPNNHPDPEIRFGELCRAIRAVYASMFAREARTYSAGHPHNAEEEKMAVVVQQLIGQQFGDRFYPHISGVAQSFNYYPIAPQRANDGLCVIALGLGQMVVGGGVGLRFSPAHPDVLPQFSRPEQVLRTTQRQFYALDMSSPLVDLTAEPSGLLRLYDLQSAEADGTLDLAASVYCAEDDAIRENLTLAGPRVLTFANVLRWQAIPLAEAIVELLKAVGDAMGSEVEIEFAVDMGDYGRSAPSDRDRMVPRLYVLQARPMAGMDNGRMDLDFSRYALEEIVVRSEQALGNGRMDDVRDVVYVRRNDLDSSGTRQLARELREVDHYLGAHGRGYVLIGPGRFGSSDPSLGIPVDWLHIAHARVIVEVPLRGERLESSQGTHFFHNITSARIGYLTASPQTNGLVDQAYLDALPAVRETELLRHVELDQPLRVRLDGRHGRALVLKPRPPSDSLPPSLSGLGQ, encoded by the coding sequence ATGCCGCACCGCGTACGCGAGGTGTTGCTGGTCTCGTCGGCTTACGACGCCTTTCTGCTCGAGGAAGACGGTCCCCTCACGCGGCGACTGTTCGCCAGCTTTTCAGAGCTGGAGCTGACCTGGGCGCCGCGCATCACCCACGCGTCCACCGCGGAACAAGCGGTGTCACTACTTGCCCGCCGTCCGTTCCAGATGGTGATCATTGCCAGCTCCCTGGTGAATGCCGACGGCGAAGGATTGGCGCGGACCATCCACGACCGGTACCAGGGGCTCCCCGTGGTGCTGCTTGCCTTCGAGGGGGACGTCGCCGCACGCAGTGCGAAGGCGCGCTCGAGTTGCTTCGACGAAGTCTTTCTGTGGAATGGCGATGCAGCCATCCTGATCGCGATCGTCAAGCTGATCGAAGATGCGCTGAACGTCGAGCACGATGTGGAAGAGGCCGACGTGCAGGTCATCGTAGTGGTGGAAGACAGCGTCCGTACCTACTCGAACTTCCTCACGCTGCTGTATCCCGAGTTGCTGCGCCAGTCGCGCTCGCTGGTGGCCGAGGGGGTGAACGAGTGGCATCGCCTGCTCCGGATCCACGCGCGTCCGAAGATCCGCCTTGCGTCCAGCTTCGAAGAGGCAATGGCGCTTTGCGATCACTGGCCCGACAATCTGATGGGGGTGATCAGCGACGTTGCTTTCCCTCGGGGTGGTCGCGTGGCGCCTGATGCGGGCATCGAGCTAACCAAGCTGCTGCGCCAGCGTGACGACGCACCGCCGGTGCTGCTGCAGTCGACGGATGCATCGGTAGCCGAGCAGGCGGGTCAGTTGGGAGTCTGGTTCGTCGACAAGAACGCCCAGGACTTCATGCACACCCTGCGCCGGTTCTTGCAGGAGCAGCTGGGGTTCGGTGCGTTCACCTTTCTGGCGCCAGACGGAACGCCTCTGGCGCGGGCCAACAACGTGCTCGAAATGGTGGACACCTTGGAGCACGTGTCCCTCGATTCGATCCTCGATCACGCGCGCAAGCACGACTTTTCGCGATGGCTCAAGGCGCGCTCCATGTTCCAGATCGCACGCCACACACGCGGCGTCAGCATCGCAGACTTTCGCACCCCCGAGCGCATTCGCTCCTACTTGCAGGACGTTCTGCGTGAGGCATCGGACCACGATCAGGCGGGCGTGGTTACGGATCTCGAAGGCGGCCGACGAGTCGCCAGCAACCGCTTCATTCGTCTCGGGTCGGGATCCATCGGCGGCAAGGCCCGCAGTATCGGTTTCGTCAGTGCGCTCCTGGTGAACCGGAACCTGCTGCAGCGGTTCCCGAAGCTGGAGTTTCGCATCCCGAAGACCGTCGCGATCGGTGTCAGTGAGTTCGATCGTTTCATGGCGAACGTGAACCTGCGGTCCTTGGAAGGACTCGATGACCCAGCGGTGCGGCGAGAGCTGATGGCCATACCGCTGTCCGATGAGCTGAGGGCGGAGCTGCGCGCAGCGTGGAGCACGCTGACGGGCCCCCTGGCAGTGCGTTCCTCCAGCCTGCGCGAGGATGCGCGTTTTCAGCCCTTTGCGGGCGTGTATGCCACCTACATGCTGCCGAACAATCATCCGGATCCCGAGATCCGTTTTGGCGAGCTTTGCCGAGCGATTCGCGCGGTGTACGCGTCCATGTTCGCCCGCGAGGCGCGCACCTACAGCGCTGGCCACCCGCACAATGCGGAAGAGGAAAAGATGGCGGTGGTAGTGCAGCAGTTGATCGGGCAGCAGTTCGGGGATCGCTTCTACCCGCACATCTCGGGGGTGGCGCAGTCTTTCAACTACTACCCCATCGCTCCGCAACGCGCGAACGATGGGTTGTGCGTGATCGCCCTCGGGCTTGGTCAGATGGTCGTCGGTGGAGGCGTTGGGCTGCGCTTCAGCCCCGCGCACCCCGACGTCCTGCCCCAGTTCTCGCGGCCGGAGCAAGTGCTGAGGACGACGCAGCGACAGTTCTATGCCTTGGACATGAGCTCGCCCTTGGTCGACCTCACGGCCGAGCCCTCGGGACTGCTTCGGCTCTACGATCTCCAATCCGCGGAGGCGGACGGTACCCTCGACCTAGCTGCGAGTGTGTATTGCGCTGAAGACGATGCGATTCGCGAGAACCTGACCCTGGCTGGACCGAGGGTGCTCACATTTGCGAACGTCCTTCGCTGGCAGGCGATTCCCCTAGCGGAGGCCATCGTAGAGCTTTTGAAGGCCGTCGGGGATGCGATGGGCTCCGAGGTGGAGATCGAGTTCGCCGTCGACATGGGCGACTATGGGCGCAGCGCGCCCAGCGACCGGGACCGAATGGTGCCGCGCCTCTACGTGCTGCAGGCGCGCCCCATGGCCGGCATGGACAACGGTCGCATGGACTTGGACTTCAGCCGCTATGCGCTCGAAGAAATCGTGGTCCGCAGTGAGCAGGCGTTGGGCAACGGTCGCATGGACGACGTGCGCGACGTCGTCTACGTGCGTCGTAACGACCTGGATAGCAGCGGGACACGGCAACTTGCACGCGAGCTTCGAGAGGTGGACCACTACCTCGGTGCTCACGGCCGCGGGTACGTCCTGATCGGGCCCGGGCGCTTCGGTTCTTCGGATCCTTCCTTGGGCATCCCCGTGGACTGGCTACACATCGCGCACGCGCGCGTCATCGTGGAAGTGCCACTGCGCGGAGAGCGCCTCGAATCGAGCCAGGGGACTCACTTCTTTCACAACATCACGTCTGCGCGCATTGGCTACCTCACTGCCTCTCCGCAGACCAACGGCCTCGTCGATCAGGCCTACCTGGATGCGCTGCCCGCGGTCCGGGAGACGGAGTTGCTGCGGCACGTGGAATTGGATCAACCGCTTCGGGTTCGCCTGGATGGTCGGCACGGCCGGGCCTTGGTGCTGAAGCCCCGTCCGCCCTCGGACTCGCTGCCGCCGTCCCTCAGTGGGCTGGGGCAATAG
- a CDS encoding YceI family protein, giving the protein MKTDSWSIDSAHSAVNFSVRHMVFAKVRGRFGAWRGSVELNPADLARSKVEIEIDASSIDTGVADRDNHLRSGDFLDVEQYPSLRFVSTKVEAGGSRYRLVGNLTIRDVTREVVLDVEFGGQAKDPWGNQRVAFTAATSIDRRDFGLTWNQVLEAGGVLVGERIDIEIELQAVAQAEAKAS; this is encoded by the coding sequence ATGAAAACAGATAGTTGGAGCATCGATTCCGCGCACTCGGCCGTCAATTTCTCCGTGCGACACATGGTGTTCGCCAAGGTCCGCGGCCGCTTCGGCGCCTGGCGCGGCAGCGTGGAGTTGAACCCTGCCGACCTCGCTCGTTCGAAGGTCGAGATCGAGATCGACGCGAGCAGCATCGACACGGGTGTCGCAGACCGCGACAACCACCTGCGCTCAGGAGACTTTCTCGACGTCGAACAGTATCCGTCCTTGCGCTTCGTCAGCACCAAAGTGGAAGCCGGGGGCAGCCGCTACCGCTTGGTCGGCAACTTGACGATTCGCGACGTGACGCGGGAAGTGGTTCTCGACGTCGAGTTCGGCGGGCAGGCGAAAGACCCCTGGGGCAACCAGCGCGTGGCGTTCACGGCAGCGACCTCCATCGACCGCCGCGACTTCGGGCTCACCTGGAACCAGGTACTGGAGGCCGGAGGCGTGCTCGTTGGCGAGCGCATCGACATCGAAATCGAGCTGCAAGCAGTCGCTCAAGCGGAAGCCAAGGCTTCCTAG